TTGTCCGAAACGAAAATGACTGTACTCACCCATCGCTAATCACTCCTTATCTTTGGTTATCTTGGTTTGATTAGCTATTATTTTCTTCTGTTTCGGATTAATTATTCAAAAGGTTTACTGGCGTTACCAACAAGCACTGCTTTAACCTTCTCCCTGTCTCTTTTGTGAACAAGCACATACAAGGTATCATCGTCATTTATGATTGAATCCCCTGTGGGTGTTATGACGTTCCCCTCGCGGATAATACCAATTATCAGTGTTTCACTTGGTAACTCAAGATCTATCAAATTGGTTCCAACGGCTGGAGACTGCGGTGTCATAGCTACTTCCATAATTTCTGAATCTGTTGTTCCTAGTGTAATTAGTTCCATACTGGGCATTACATCAACATGTTGTTTGCCGGTAAATCCAAATTTAGTAGCAAGCCAGGATAGGGTACTTCCTTGGATTAATGCAGAGATTAGCACAACGAAAAATACGACATCGAAAATAAGTCCGCTGTTTTCCACACCTGCTACAATTGGATAAGTTGCCAGAACAATCGGCACCGCCCCTTTTAGACCGGCCCAGGAAATAAATAGTTTCTCCTTCACACTATATTTCATAAACACCATACTAATAAACACTGCAACTGGCCGAGCGATAAACATTAAAATAATTGACAGCACGATACCCTGCCAGACCACTCCAGGCAATTGTTCAGGAAACACTAGAAGTCCCAGTAAAATAAACATGACAATTTGCATCATCCAGGCAAAGCCCTCGTTAAAACGTAATATGGAAAAACGGTACATAAGATCACTATTACCAACAAAAACAGCCATCACATACACGGCGAGTAAACCACTTCCGCCAAGCGCACTCGTTAAGGCATACGTGAAGATTGCAAACCCCATGGCCAGTACAGGATATAATCCCGATGCATCCAGTTTGATATGATTGATAATTAAAACAGTTATTTTTCCAAATAATAATCCTATAATCAGACCAAGCCCCATTTGAAGGAAAAAGCCGCCTACAGCAGTCCAAATAGAACTATCCGGCATTTGTATCATTTCAATAAATGCGACAGTTAGAAACACTGCCATCGGGTCATTAGAACCGGATTCTACCTCTAATGTTGATGTGAGCTTCTTTTTAATGTTTTTGTTGCCTAGAACTGAAAAGACGGCGGCCGCATCCGTGGAGCCTACAATAGCACCAAAGAGCATGCCTTCCAATAAAGATAGATGAAGAATATACATAGCAGCCCAACCAGTTACGACAGTCGTAATTAAAACACCGATGGTTGCCAATATACTTGAGGCACCAACAATAGGACGGACATGATTCCATTTTGTTTGCGTCCCACCTTCGAAAAGAATGATGATCAAGGCTAGGATTCCAATAAGTTGAGTGAGATGAACATTTTCGAAGAATACGTACCCATTTAAAGCCATACCGACTATTAAGAATAACACAAGGGCGGGCAACCCTAAACGCGTGGAAAATTTTGTAGCAATAACGCCAATGATTAACATCGTAGAAAATAGAAATATCAAGGTCTCAATAGATAACTGCAAGTTTATGTATCCCTCCTGGACAACTTTTTACCAATAGTATCTACCTATAATGATACCTATAATTTAACAAAAAAACAAAAAACTTGGCTTAAGGTAAAGGAAGAACCGACAAGCAAACACCTGTAAAAAGTATGCCTGTCGGCTAAATGACCTCCATTACAGGGCTGAATTCAGACCTGTACGATGCAAAACACGAATGATAGATTCATTTGATTTGTAGAGAACTTCATCCAAATTCATGGTAAGTAATTGCCGATCCTTCATTAGTACACGGCCATCCACCATGGTCATCACAACATCTGAAGCTATTGCTGAATAGACAATCCTAGTATAAATGTTTTCTTTCGAGTTTACCTGTGGCTCATTTGGCCAAGTATGTGGTTCTCGTAAATCAAGAATTGCAATATCAGCTCTTTTTCCTGCTTCAATACTGCCAATTTCATCTTCCAGACCTAGCGCACGTGCACCGCCAAGCGTTGACATTTCAAAAACTTGCTCGGCCCTCGGTGGAATGACCGGGTTCTGATGGAGCCCTTTTTGAATGTAGGCGGCTAGGCGCATTTCATGAAGATTAGAGAGGTTATTGTTGTCTGATCCATCTGGGCCAATGCTAACATTGACACCAGTTTCCATCATCTTTGGAATTGGTGCGATTCCGGAGGCGAGATATAGGTTTGCTGAAGGACAATGAGAAACATGGCACCCACGCTCAGCCATAATTTCAATTTCCTTATCATTTAAATGAACACAATGTGCGAGGATAGTTCTAGGATTAATTAATCCAATCGAATCATAATATTCAACTTCCCTCATACCAGTGCGATCAACAATGATACGTTCCTCTTCTTCCGTTTCAGCGGAATGAGTGTGAACATGGGCACCGTACCTCCTGGAAAAATCTGCGGTTAATTCTAAAAGTTCCTTTGTACAAGTAGGGGCATACCTTGGCGCAAAGCAGTAACGAATTCTCCCGTCATCACGTCCATCCCACTTGTTGAATAAAGCAACACTTTCTCCAAAGGCCACATCAGTGGGCTGGATCATAGCTGCTGGTACGTCGACACTTGGCTGCTCCATATCAATCATCGCTTTGCCTGCAAAACCCCGAATACCTGTCTGTGCCATAGCCCAGAAACAACTATCCGTATGATATGTTGTCTCCATATCATAAATGGCTGTTGTACCGTTTAGTAATAGCTCCGAAATTCCTAACATGCTCGACCAATAATTTGATTCGCTATCATGATTAATTTCCAACGCCATTGTAACATTCAGCCATTGTTCTAACGTTTTGTCTGCCACAAGATTTCGCTGAAGTGTTTGGGTAAGATGGAGATGGGTTTGGATTAGGCCTGGTATAACATGCTTACCTTTTGCATTTATAACCTCATCCACTTGATTGTAATACATTCGCAAGTCACCAATAGCAGCAATGCGCCTTCCTACAACAAGAATATCCTGATCATACAATACATCCCTATTCCGATTCATTGTGATAATCGTACCACCTTGAATCAAGGTCCGCCTTTCTTGTTTCATGCATATCCCTCTTTTCTGTATACGATCAAATTTTGTTGATCTAACGTGTAACTATTGTAATGGTATGCTTTGCTGAAAATTGAACACATTTTCAGGATCGTACCTCCTCTTTACATAGATCAACCTATTTATATTGCCTCCATAGTACGCTAATAAATAATCTTGAATGTTTGTATCCGGATTTCCTACATAATCACCTGTTGTATAAGCAAGCATCCGTTGACGCAGAACTTCCAGCTCCTGTATCCGTTCGGACGCACTACTCTCTTCCACCCATTGATTATAATATTGAATAAATAATTTAGCGTTTCGATAATAAAATGCTGTCTCAGTCGGTATTTTATCTTGAAGTGCACCACCTAGGGAATAAATGAGAACATTTAATAACGGGGATGATGTATTCTCTAACGTTCGACGTATGGTTGAAATAGCTTCAGGTGTCAGTAGTTCCATGGCATATGCGCCTGACGACTTGTACGTAGGTTTTTCCGTAACAAATATTTCATTAGAAGTCTCAAAAAACTTAATGGCCCTGTCCCAATTCACTAATTCAATCGTTTGATCTCCTGGGTGTCCAATGTTTATTAAAGGGCCCAGTTCCTGTCTTGCTTCATCGGGTGTACCCCAAAATACCCCCATTACTTTCAATGGATATTTTTTAAAGTGTTCCATCGGGAATGCTTTTGACCAGAGATCCAAATGCGAAAACCATCTCCTATCTGCTGTTGAAAAGAATCTTTGCCATGTATCAATTATCTGTTCAACTGGTTGATTCCAGTCCCAGCCGATATTGAACCAAGTCACGGGAGTCGCGGGGTAGACTCTTAATGTGACAGAGGTTACAATCCCAAAGTTTCCTCCGCCGCCTCCGCACGTGGCCCAGAATAGATCACTGTACTCGTTGTACTTAGTCGCATAGATGATATTTCCATTTGCATCTACCATTTCAAACATAACCAGACTATCACAAGTAAGTCCGTGTCTTCGTAAGAGCGGACCCATACCACCGCTTAGGACTAATCCGGAAATCCCCACATCTGAACACGTCCCTCCAACTTGGGTAAGGCCTTCATCATATAGTCTTCGGTAAAGTTCTGAGCCCGTTACCCCAGCCTGAACAGTTGCAATCCCTTTTTCTTTTTCAATAGAAAGCTGTTTCATTTCGCTAACATCAATCACTATGACCCCTGTTCCCGTTGAGAAAGCCTCATGATTATGCCCGCCACTTCTTATTCGAATAGGGACATTGTTACAACGGGCCCATCTTACAGCATGTTGTACATCGTTCGTATTTTGACAATAGACGATAACATAAGGAAATTTATTCTTGGAGGCAAAATAGTTCCAATCGAGTCGTCCATCATTGTAACCCGGCTCTCCTGGAACGATAATACGACCTGATAAATCAGGGCAAGGATCGGTATTGCTACTCATCAAGACACCTCTATTCATAAATACATTCCTAGTCAATTAATGCGGAGAGTCGCCTAATTGTGCAAGTACAATTTTTTATTATTCATATGTAAAAATCCTTGCCATACAAGGCGTCAATAATTGAATAAAAAAGGGACCTCATTGAGATCCCTTTAGATGGTACTGTGCTTATTTCGGTACTTCCACCAACAGCTCTTTAGAAAAGTAATACAGATAAACGCTTTTCACTGGTTTCTTCCAAATCCGTTCGATAGCCTGGCGATAAAGATCCATCTGTGTCCTATACCGTTCCTTCAGCTGTTCCATTACTTCATCCGTAACTTCTTTTTGAATGGCGTCTGTTTTATAGTCAACAATCAGCACTCCGTCTTCCACTGGAATAACACAGTCAATTACACCCTGAACGAGTACCTGTTCATCCACATCACTGGTCCAGGTGGCATATACTTCTTTTGCTGATAATGCCAAACTAAATGGGACCTCACGGGAAACTTCTGAAGCATTTAGCATCAGTGCACCAATTTCTGTTTTGAAAAATTCTTCAATGACACGCCCATCAATGATTTCTGCTTCGTCTGCAGTTAATATTTCCTTATCTACTAACCGTTCAGCAAATCGTTCCACTTCTGCTTTTGTCCAGGTTTTCATCAGTGGAATATGCTGCATGACAGTGTGCATTGCTGTTCCTTTTTCAGCTGGTGTAATGGTCTTATTTTTTTGCATAAATAATGGACGCTTTACAATTGGCGCTCTTGATGTTTGTACCAGTTGATCCGAACTGTATTCATCTTTCAGCTCGCG
This Virgibacillus phasianinus DNA region includes the following protein-coding sequences:
- a CDS encoding potassium/proton antiporter, which gives rise to MQLSIETLIFLFSTMLIIGVIATKFSTRLGLPALVLFLIVGMALNGYVFFENVHLTQLIGILALIIILFEGGTQTKWNHVRPIVGASSILATIGVLITTVVTGWAAMYILHLSLLEGMLFGAIVGSTDAAAVFSVLGNKNIKKKLTSTLEVESGSNDPMAVFLTVAFIEMIQMPDSSIWTAVGGFFLQMGLGLIIGLLFGKITVLIINHIKLDASGLYPVLAMGFAIFTYALTSALGGSGLLAVYVMAVFVGNSDLMYRFSILRFNEGFAWMMQIVMFILLGLLVFPEQLPGVVWQGIVLSIILMFIARPVAVFISMVFMKYSVKEKLFISWAGLKGAVPIVLATYPIVAGVENSGLIFDVVFFVVLISALIQGSTLSWLATKFGFTGKQHVDVMPSMELITLGTTDSEIMEVAMTPQSPAVGTNLIDLELPSETLIIGIIREGNVITPTGDSIINDDDTLYVLVHKRDREKVKAVLVGNASKPFE
- a CDS encoding amidohydrolase family protein, which translates into the protein MKQERRTLIQGGTIITMNRNRDVLYDQDILVVGRRIAAIGDLRMYYNQVDEVINAKGKHVIPGLIQTHLHLTQTLQRNLVADKTLEQWLNVTMALEINHDSESNYWSSMLGISELLLNGTTAIYDMETTYHTDSCFWAMAQTGIRGFAGKAMIDMEQPSVDVPAAMIQPTDVAFGESVALFNKWDGRDDGRIRYCFAPRYAPTCTKELLELTADFSRRYGAHVHTHSAETEEEERIIVDRTGMREVEYYDSIGLINPRTILAHCVHLNDKEIEIMAERGCHVSHCPSANLYLASGIAPIPKMMETGVNVSIGPDGSDNNNLSNLHEMRLAAYIQKGLHQNPVIPPRAEQVFEMSTLGGARALGLEDEIGSIEAGKRADIAILDLREPHTWPNEPQVNSKENIYTRIVYSAIASDVVMTMVDGRVLMKDRQLLTMNLDEVLYKSNESIIRVLHRTGLNSAL
- a CDS encoding FAD-binding oxidoreductase; this encodes MSSNTDPCPDLSGRIIVPGEPGYNDGRLDWNYFASKNKFPYVIVYCQNTNDVQHAVRWARCNNVPIRIRSGGHNHEAFSTGTGVIVIDVSEMKQLSIEKEKGIATVQAGVTGSELYRRLYDEGLTQVGGTCSDVGISGLVLSGGMGPLLRRHGLTCDSLVMFEMVDANGNIIYATKYNEYSDLFWATCGGGGGNFGIVTSVTLRVYPATPVTWFNIGWDWNQPVEQIIDTWQRFFSTADRRWFSHLDLWSKAFPMEHFKKYPLKVMGVFWGTPDEARQELGPLINIGHPGDQTIELVNWDRAIKFFETSNEIFVTEKPTYKSSGAYAMELLTPEAISTIRRTLENTSSPLLNVLIYSLGGALQDKIPTETAFYYRNAKLFIQYYNQWVEESSASERIQELEVLRQRMLAYTTGDYVGNPDTNIQDYLLAYYGGNINRLIYVKRRYDPENVFNFQQSIPLQ